The Planctomycetota bacterium genome has a segment encoding these proteins:
- a CDS encoding MoxR family ATPase, with protein MLLEFSQHRRLMQEELQKVIVGQSDVIEQLFAAIFTRGHCLLEGVPGLAKTLMVSTLARILDVGFKRVQFTPDLMPSDITGTNVLEENESGRRSFRFVEGPIFTNILLADEINRTPPKTQAALLQAMQEREVSVGQETYQLPDPFFTIATQNPIEQEGTYPLPEAQLDRFMFNIKVGYPSASEEEQILLATTRAEKPEVRKVLSGRAIVNIQKLVGGVAVSDYIVKYVARLVRATRPKDPQAPPYVAELVDWGAGPRAGQFLIQGGKAVAAMDGRFSVSIDDVRRIAVPVLRHRIATNFQAQAEGLTSETIVERLVREIPEPEIPRLVK; from the coding sequence ATCCTCCTCGAATTCAGCCAGCACCGGCGGCTGATGCAGGAGGAGTTGCAGAAGGTGATCGTCGGCCAATCGGACGTCATCGAGCAGCTGTTCGCCGCCATCTTCACCCGTGGCCACTGCCTGCTGGAGGGTGTGCCGGGCCTGGCAAAGACGCTGATGGTGTCGACGCTGGCGCGGATCCTCGACGTCGGCTTCAAACGGGTCCAGTTCACCCCCGATCTGATGCCCTCCGACATCACCGGCACCAACGTCCTCGAGGAGAACGAGTCGGGGCGGCGCTCGTTCCGGTTCGTCGAGGGGCCGATCTTCACCAACATCCTCCTCGCCGACGAGATCAACCGGACGCCTCCGAAGACCCAGGCCGCCCTCCTCCAGGCGATGCAGGAACGCGAGGTCTCGGTCGGGCAGGAGACCTACCAGCTCCCCGATCCGTTCTTCACGATCGCCACCCAGAACCCGATCGAGCAGGAGGGCACCTACCCGTTGCCCGAGGCACAGCTCGACCGCTTCATGTTCAACATCAAGGTCGGGTATCCGTCGGCGTCCGAGGAGGAGCAGATCCTCCTGGCGACCACGCGGGCGGAGAAGCCGGAGGTCCGGAAGGTCCTGTCGGGCCGGGCGATCGTCAACATCCAGAAACTCGTCGGCGGTGTGGCTGTCAGCGACTACATCGTCAAGTACGTCGCCCGTCTGGTCCGGGCGACGCGCCCCAAGGATCCGCAGGCGCCGCCCTACGTCGCCGAGCTGGTCGACTGGGGTGCGGGTCCACGGGCCGGGCAGTTTCTCATCCAGGGGGGCAAGGCGGTGGCGGCGATGGACGGGCGCTTCAGCGTCTCGATCGACGACGTGCGGCGGATCGCCGTGCCAGTCCTCCGCCACCGGATCGCGACCAACTTCCAGGCCCAGGCCGAGGGGCTGACGAGCGAAACGATCGTCGAACGGCTGGTGCGCGAGATTCCCGAGCCGGAGATCCCCCGGCTCGTCAAGTGA
- a CDS encoding DUF58 domain-containing protein — MVRAVEEYLKPEVVRSIARLDLRAQFIVRGFLQGLHASPYQGFSVEFSEHRKYTAGDDPKDIDWLVYAKTDKHYVKKFEAETNITGYLVIDTSGSMAYTYRQELTKLDYAVSLAAALCWLMVHQQDPCGLMVFGEKLQASLPARSRRSQIAQVLSVLARIKPSGGTDAARSLIQVAAMLRHRSLVMVFSDLLADPVPIREALLRLRHRGHDVILFHVLDEAEARFPFAGMTEFVEPESGEKLVVDADAARHEYLETVAAFRADYRRSCFQAGIDYVPLDTSMPFDKALMEYLLSRRQRF; from the coding sequence ATGGTGCGCGCTGTCGAGGAGTATCTCAAGCCCGAAGTGGTCCGCTCGATCGCGCGGCTCGATCTGCGCGCGCAGTTCATCGTGCGCGGGTTTCTCCAGGGGCTCCACGCCAGCCCATACCAGGGGTTTTCGGTCGAATTCAGCGAACACCGCAAATACACCGCGGGTGACGATCCCAAGGACATCGACTGGCTGGTGTACGCCAAGACCGACAAGCACTACGTCAAGAAGTTCGAGGCCGAGACCAACATCACCGGCTACCTGGTCATCGATACCAGCGGCTCGATGGCCTACACCTACCGCCAGGAGCTCACCAAACTCGACTATGCGGTCTCGCTCGCCGCCGCGCTGTGCTGGCTGATGGTCCACCAGCAGGACCCCTGCGGATTGATGGTCTTCGGCGAGAAACTCCAGGCGAGCCTGCCGGCCAGGTCGCGCCGGTCGCAGATCGCCCAGGTTCTCTCCGTGCTCGCCCGGATCAAGCCGTCCGGGGGCACCGATGCGGCACGGAGCCTGATCCAAGTGGCGGCGATGCTGCGCCACCGCTCGCTGGTGATGGTGTTCAGCGACCTGCTCGCCGATCCCGTGCCGATCCGCGAGGCGCTGCTCCGCCTCCGGCACCGGGGCCACGACGTGATCCTGTTCCACGTCCTCGACGAGGCCGAGGCGCGCTTCCCGTTCGCCGGGATGACCGAGTTCGTCGAGCCGGAGAGCGGCGAGAAGCTCGTGGTCGACGCCGATGCGGCGCGGCACGAGTACCTCGAGACGGTGGCGGCGTTCCGCGCCGACTACCGGCGCTCCTGCTTCCAGGCCGGGATCGACTACGTGCCACTCGACACGAGCATGCCGTTCGACAAGGCGCTGATGGAGTACCTGCTCAGCCGTCGCCAACGGTTCTGA
- a CDS encoding HAMP domain-containing protein: MPKRRPIREKLLLGGLLVGIMVAVLSASGFLGIYSYRRLVRGLSRRAGELPRASALGDAVGRLRLRHAVAAGHGDGPGGIERFPVALAEVQDALQRYRLELESGEVDDVPFGDRSREQATAHAIDASLRRIDGLVSASDPGRDALGAELERLAALSAALPSYLQEHLHDLASEVRSGYRTLILTTSAAALAAAGLLTALGVLTYRWVFRPLRLLGHGSRRVADGDFDFRIALDTRDEMAELAEALNGMTTRFCEIRDDLDHQVQLRTREVIRSEQLASVGFLAAGVAHEINNPLASIAMCAESLEGRLGTLRLEDDDLKVAGRYLELIQSEAFRCKGITERLLDFSRLGEVRRQPTALVGLVRDVAEMLGHVGRFAGRSVEIRGPDDDGDLLVMVNPQEIKQVVLNLLVNALDSIEAEGSVRVMVRREGGEAVLVCTDDGCGMTGEVLEHLFEPFFTRRRAGQGTGLGLSIVHRIVADHGGRITASSDGPGHGSSFRLTLPVATVAAVPPPRQARAA, from the coding sequence ATGCCCAAACGGCGACCGATCCGGGAGAAGCTGCTGCTCGGCGGCCTGCTCGTCGGCATCATGGTCGCGGTGTTGTCGGCCAGCGGCTTTCTCGGCATCTATTCCTACCGGCGGTTGGTCCGCGGGTTGAGCCGTCGGGCCGGCGAGCTTCCCCGGGCAAGCGCCCTTGGCGACGCCGTCGGGCGCCTCCGTTTGCGGCATGCGGTCGCCGCCGGTCACGGCGACGGTCCCGGAGGGATCGAGCGGTTCCCCGTGGCCCTCGCCGAGGTGCAGGACGCGCTCCAGCGCTACCGGCTCGAACTCGAATCCGGTGAGGTCGACGACGTTCCGTTCGGCGATCGGAGCCGGGAGCAGGCGACGGCCCACGCGATCGATGCCTCGCTCCGCCGGATCGACGGCCTCGTATCGGCCAGTGATCCCGGTCGCGACGCGCTGGGAGCCGAACTCGAACGGCTGGCCGCCCTGTCGGCGGCCCTGCCCAGTTACCTCCAGGAGCACCTCCACGATCTCGCCTCCGAGGTCCGCAGCGGGTACCGGACCCTGATCCTCACGACGTCGGCCGCGGCGCTGGCCGCCGCGGGGTTGTTGACGGCCCTGGGGGTGCTCACCTACCGGTGGGTGTTCCGGCCGCTCCGCCTGCTCGGCCATGGCTCGCGCCGTGTGGCTGACGGCGACTTCGACTTCCGCATCGCGCTCGACACGCGCGACGAGATGGCCGAGCTCGCTGAGGCGCTCAACGGGATGACGACCCGGTTCTGCGAGATCCGTGACGACCTCGACCACCAGGTGCAGCTGCGCACCCGCGAGGTGATCCGCAGCGAGCAATTGGCGAGCGTCGGCTTCCTCGCCGCGGGTGTCGCCCACGAGATCAACAACCCCCTGGCCTCGATCGCGATGTGCGCCGAGTCGCTCGAGGGCCGGCTCGGCACGCTGCGGCTGGAAGACGACGACCTCAAGGTGGCGGGCCGCTACCTGGAGCTCATCCAGAGTGAGGCCTTCCGCTGCAAGGGGATCACCGAGAGGCTGCTCGACTTCTCCCGGCTCGGCGAGGTGCGGCGCCAGCCGACGGCGCTGGTCGGCTTGGTGCGGGACGTCGCCGAGATGCTCGGCCACGTGGGGCGGTTCGCCGGCCGGTCTGTCGAGATCAGGGGCCCTGACGACGACGGCGACCTGCTGGTGATGGTCAATCCGCAGGAAATCAAGCAGGTCGTGCTCAATCTCCTCGTCAACGCCCTCGACAGCATCGAGGCGGAGGGGAGCGTCCGCGTGATGGTGCGGCGCGAGGGGGGCGAGGCGGTGCTGGTGTGCACCGACGACGGCTGCGGGATGACCGGCGAGGTCCTCGAGCACCTCTTCGAGCCCTTCTTCACCCGCCGCCGCGCGGGGCAGGGGACCGGCCTGGGCCTCTCGATCGTGCACCGGATCGTCGCCGATCACGGTGGGCGGATCACCGCCTCGAGCGACGGGCCGGGGCACGGTTCGAGCTTCCGCCTCACGCTGCCCGTGGCGACCGTCGCCGCGGTGCCGCCGCCCCGCCAGGCGCGGGCTGCCTGA
- a CDS encoding sigma-54-dependent Fis family transcriptional regulator: protein MRILFADDECSLQELMRIELPRLGHEATVCPDGRTALAALERTAYDCVIVDLDMPGVGGLEVIGRVREISPDTETVIVTGKSSLETAVAAVRQGVFDYLTKPCKLAEIQGVLERVRRKRELTARLRALEGRVLRAEGATRLVGESPSLAEVRRLIARVAASSATVLIRGETGTGKELVARAIHEAGARAAGPLVAVNCGALPEQLVESELFGHRKGAFTGADEHRAGLFEVADGGTLFLDEVGELPRALQPRLLRALESGEIRRVGDNAPTMVDVRVICATHRCLEEMVAEGTFREDLLFRINTFEIAVPPLRDRLDDLPALVDHFVRRARPQTPPQAVAATADTVVILGRHRWPGNVRELANVVEHALVLCDELPLSVGHLPARLTAGRPPVATATGAVAPAVDRPVSLRELETQAILAALDRHQGNKPRAAEELGISLKTLYNKLAGVASSAAS from the coding sequence ATGCGGATCCTGTTCGCGGACGACGAATGCTCGCTGCAGGAATTGATGCGGATCGAATTGCCGCGCCTCGGCCACGAGGCGACGGTCTGCCCCGACGGCCGCACGGCGCTGGCGGCCCTGGAGCGGACCGCCTACGACTGCGTGATCGTCGATCTCGACATGCCGGGCGTCGGTGGCTTGGAGGTGATCGGCCGCGTCCGCGAGATCTCCCCCGACACCGAGACGGTGATCGTCACCGGGAAGTCGTCGCTGGAGACGGCCGTCGCCGCGGTCCGGCAGGGGGTGTTCGATTACCTCACCAAGCCCTGCAAGCTGGCGGAGATCCAGGGGGTTCTCGAGCGGGTACGCCGCAAGCGTGAGCTGACGGCCCGGCTCCGCGCCCTCGAGGGGCGTGTCCTCCGGGCCGAGGGAGCGACGCGGTTGGTGGGGGAATCGCCGTCGCTGGCGGAGGTCCGCCGCCTCATCGCCCGGGTCGCCGCGTCGTCGGCGACCGTGCTCATCCGCGGGGAGACCGGCACCGGCAAGGAGCTGGTCGCCCGGGCGATCCACGAGGCGGGTGCCCGGGCGGCCGGCCCGCTGGTCGCGGTCAATTGCGGAGCGCTCCCGGAGCAGCTCGTGGAAAGCGAACTGTTCGGCCATCGCAAGGGAGCTTTCACCGGTGCCGACGAGCACCGCGCCGGCTTGTTCGAGGTCGCCGACGGGGGCACGCTGTTTCTCGACGAAGTCGGAGAGCTGCCCCGGGCGCTCCAGCCCCGGCTCCTCCGGGCGCTGGAGAGCGGCGAGATCCGTCGCGTCGGCGACAACGCCCCGACGATGGTCGATGTCCGGGTGATCTGTGCCACGCACCGCTGCCTCGAGGAGATGGTGGCCGAGGGGACGTTCCGCGAGGATCTGCTGTTCCGGATCAACACCTTCGAGATCGCCGTTCCCCCGCTCCGCGACCGGCTCGACGATCTCCCGGCTCTGGTCGATCACTTCGTCCGTCGCGCCCGCCCCCAGACGCCGCCGCAGGCGGTCGCGGCGACCGCCGACACTGTCGTGATCCTCGGCAGGCACCGCTGGCCCGGCAACGTCCGCGAACTGGCCAACGTCGTCGAGCACGCGCTGGTCCTGTGCGACGAGTTGCCCTTGTCCGTCGGTCACCTCCCGGCACGGCTGACCGCCGGGCGGCCACCGGTGGCGACTGCCACCGGCGCGGTGGCTCCCGCCGTCGACCGCCCCGTCAGCCTCCGCGAATTGGAGACCCAGGCGATCCTCGCCGCCCTCGACCGCCACCAGGGCAACAAGCCACGGGCCGCCGAGGAACTGGGGATCAGCCTGAAGACGCTCTACAACAAGCTGGCGGGGGTGGCGTCATCCGCCGCTTCCTGA
- the lexA gene encoding transcriptional repressor LexA encodes MPGVASLLGGPLELDADSADAGGNAPTARQMEIYAFIRDKIHSRGFGPTVREIGEAFRIRSPNGVVCHLKALERKRLISRGRNMSRAIELVAEPAHLKGLPMAGVVAAGTLRVADEQRERIDFQDLFDRDDHFVLKVMGDSMIDAQISDGDWVVIRRQKNARAGDIVVAQTDDGEATLKYWFPERDRIRLQPANATMKPMYVRNARVLGVLVGVVRKTH; translated from the coding sequence ATGCCCGGGGTGGCGTCGCTGCTCGGCGGACCACTGGAGCTCGACGCCGATTCGGCCGACGCCGGTGGCAACGCGCCGACCGCGCGGCAGATGGAGATCTATGCGTTCATCCGCGACAAGATTCATTCCCGGGGGTTCGGTCCCACGGTCCGGGAGATCGGCGAGGCGTTTCGCATCCGATCCCCCAACGGCGTCGTCTGCCACCTCAAGGCACTCGAGCGAAAGCGCCTGATCAGCCGCGGTCGAAACATGTCGCGGGCGATCGAATTGGTCGCCGAACCGGCGCACCTCAAAGGCCTGCCGATGGCCGGGGTCGTGGCCGCGGGTACGCTGCGCGTCGCCGACGAACAGCGTGAGCGGATCGATTTCCAGGATCTGTTCGACCGTGACGATCACTTCGTGCTCAAGGTCATGGGCGATTCGATGATCGATGCCCAGATATCCGACGGCGACTGGGTGGTGATCCGGCGGCAGAAGAACGCACGGGCGGGCGACATCGTCGTCGCCCAGACCGACGACGGCGAAGCGACGCTCAAGTACTGGTTCCCTGAACGGGACCGGATCCGGCTCCAGCCCGCCAATGCGACGATGAAGCCGATGTACGTGCGCAACGCGCGCGTGCTCGGTGTCCTCGTCGGCGTCGTCCGCAAGACCCATTGA
- the rpsG gene encoding 30S ribosomal protein S7 → MGKITASREQLTPDPRYGSLLASKFINCLMVDGKKSVAQKVFYDAMEIVSKKITDCEPIEVFNRALDNCKPSVEVRSKRVGGAAYQVPMQVNRNRQQSLGIRWMLQAVREKKGRATHEKLAEEIIAAYKREGAAVTKRDNVHRMADANKAFAHFAW, encoded by the coding sequence ATGGGAAAAATCACCGCCAGTCGCGAACAGCTCACCCCCGATCCCCGGTACGGGTCGCTGCTTGCCAGCAAGTTCATCAATTGCCTGATGGTCGACGGCAAGAAGAGCGTCGCACAGAAGGTGTTCTACGACGCGATGGAAATCGTTTCCAAGAAGATCACCGACTGCGAGCCGATCGAGGTCTTCAATCGCGCACTCGACAACTGCAAGCCGTCCGTCGAGGTCCGCTCGAAGCGTGTCGGCGGTGCCGCGTACCAGGTGCCAATGCAGGTCAACCGCAACCGGCAGCAGTCGCTCGGGATCCGCTGGATGCTCCAGGCGGTCCGTGAGAAGAAGGGGCGGGCGACCCACGAGAAACTTGCCGAGGAGATCATCGCCGCCTACAAGCGCGAGGGGGCGGCGGTCACGAAGCGTGACAACGTTCACCGGATGGCGGATGCCAACAAGGCGTTCGCACACTTCGCCTGGTGA
- a CDS encoding 30S ribosomal protein S12, with amino-acid sequence MPTISQLVRSRRRPKRKFSKSPVLDRCPQKRGVCLQVRTMTPKKPNSALRKIARVRLSNAKEVTVYIPGEGHNLQEHSIVLVRGGRVRDLPGVRYHIIRGALDTLGVQGRKQSRSLYGAKKG; translated from the coding sequence ATGCCCACCATCAGCCAACTGGTACGCAGCCGGCGCCGGCCGAAGCGGAAATTCTCCAAGTCGCCCGTGCTCGACCGCTGCCCACAGAAGCGTGGCGTCTGCCTCCAGGTGCGGACGATGACGCCGAAGAAGCCCAACTCGGCGCTGCGGAAGATCGCCCGCGTCCGGCTCTCGAACGCCAAGGAAGTCACGGTCTACATTCCCGGCGAAGGACACAACCTCCAGGAGCACTCGATCGTGCTGGTGCGCGGCGGCCGTGTCCGCGACCTGCCGGGGGTGCGCTACCACATCATCCGCGGCGCGCTCGACACGCTCGGCGTCCAGGGCCGCAAGCAGTCGCGCAGCCTCTACGGAGCGAAGAAGGGCTAG
- a CDS encoding formylmethanofuran dehydrogenase subunit C, which translates to MALVIEPRDGGAGGTLSIDLTGIVPGLLAGHAAPAIAALPIGADTGTVALGSLFALRGDAADGVVICRGDFSGVHGIAAGMDRGTVEVVGDVGRHAGAGMTGGRLLVTGNAGDWLAAGMAGGEVVVTGDVGDHAAAALPGADRGPTGGRVLVAGDAGAFAASLMRRGILVVAGSCGPGAAFELRAGTLVTNRVGAGSAVGMQRGSVVILDHAATPPGGTVGFIAGRAWDPPFIRLLAGSLPDAVPWAGVAAALRCGRWRQWHGDPLHGGRGEVLQAEPWG; encoded by the coding sequence ATGGCGCTGGTCATCGAGCCGCGTGACGGTGGCGCCGGCGGAACGCTATCGATCGACCTGACGGGAATCGTGCCCGGGCTGCTCGCCGGGCACGCCGCCCCGGCAATCGCTGCGCTGCCGATCGGTGCCGACACGGGCACCGTCGCTCTCGGCAGCCTGTTCGCGCTCCGCGGCGACGCTGCGGACGGTGTGGTGATCTGCCGCGGCGATTTCAGCGGCGTCCACGGGATCGCCGCCGGCATGGACCGGGGCACGGTGGAGGTCGTCGGTGACGTCGGCCGTCATGCCGGCGCGGGCATGACCGGTGGCCGGCTCCTGGTCACCGGTAACGCTGGAGACTGGCTGGCCGCCGGGATGGCCGGGGGCGAGGTGGTGGTGACGGGCGACGTCGGCGATCACGCCGCTGCGGCGCTTCCCGGGGCCGACCGCGGGCCGACGGGCGGTCGGGTCCTGGTGGCCGGCGACGCCGGAGCCTTCGCTGCCAGCTTGATGCGGCGCGGGATTCTGGTGGTGGCCGGCTCGTGCGGGCCGGGCGCGGCGTTCGAACTCCGCGCCGGCACGCTGGTGACCAACCGTGTCGGGGCCGGATCGGCCGTCGGCATGCAGCGCGGCAGCGTCGTGATCCTCGACCACGCCGCAACGCCGCCTGGTGGGACGGTCGGGTTCATCGCAGGGCGGGCATGGGACCCGCCGTTCATTCGTCTCCTGGCCGGTTCCCTGCCGGACGCGGTTCCCTGGGCTGGCGTCGCCGCCGCGCTGCGCTGCGGAAGGTGGCGGCAGTGGCATGGCGATCCACTCCACGGCGGCCGGGGGGAGGTCCTCCAAGCCGAGCCGTGGGGCTGA
- a CDS encoding Hsp20/alpha crystallin family protein, protein MVTMNGSVPDRARDADAAAALTYQPHVDLRVEQGDVVVVADLPGATPGSIDVAFTDGVLALHAQVPARDLPGRVVRQEYGIGDFRRQFRLGEGFDATGITAVYALGVLTVRIPKLAAERPRKVPVQGG, encoded by the coding sequence ATGGTGACGATGAACGGTTCGGTTCCCGATCGGGCACGCGATGCGGACGCCGCCGCGGCCCTGACCTATCAGCCCCACGTCGATCTCCGCGTCGAGCAGGGTGACGTGGTGGTCGTCGCCGACTTGCCCGGCGCGACGCCGGGGTCGATCGACGTCGCGTTCACCGACGGCGTGCTCGCGCTGCACGCCCAGGTGCCCGCCCGCGACCTGCCCGGCCGCGTGGTGCGGCAGGAGTACGGGATCGGCGATTTCCGCCGCCAATTCCGTCTCGGCGAGGGGTTCGATGCGACGGGCATCACGGCCGTCTACGCGCTCGGCGTGCTCACCGTGCGCATCCCGAAGCTTGCCGCCGAGCGCCCGCGCAAAGTCCCTGTGCAGGGGGGCTGA
- a CDS encoding Hsp20/alpha crystallin family protein: MRTTRPGSAHPLDELCAEVDRLWTTLIAAPPLHGWGSTPRAAFPAVNVRETDDAVLVEAEIPGLAPADVSVSVADDALVLEGERRTDGACPAGEGAGNEVVWHRRERGSGRFERRIPLAVAVAADRVEARLVDGVLTVRCPKAPEAQPRRVPVSGG; encoded by the coding sequence ATGAGAACGACCCGTCCGGGCAGCGCACACCCGTTGGACGAATTGTGCGCCGAGGTCGATCGCCTCTGGACCACGCTGATCGCCGCGCCGCCGCTCCATGGCTGGGGAAGTACGCCGCGCGCGGCGTTCCCGGCTGTCAACGTCCGGGAGACCGACGACGCCGTGCTGGTGGAGGCGGAAATCCCCGGCCTGGCCCCCGCCGATGTCTCGGTGTCGGTCGCTGACGACGCGCTCGTGCTCGAAGGGGAGCGGCGCACCGATGGGGCATGCCCCGCCGGCGAGGGCGCGGGCAACGAGGTGGTGTGGCACAGGAGGGAGCGGGGCAGCGGTCGGTTCGAACGGCGGATTCCGCTCGCGGTCGCCGTCGCCGCCGACCGTGTCGAGGCCCGTCTCGTCGACGGCGTGCTCACCGTCCGTTGCCCCAAGGCCCCGGAGGCCCAGCCGCGCCGGGTGCCGGTGTCGGGCGGGTGA
- a CDS encoding beta-hydroxyacyl-ACP dehydratase, with amino-acid sequence MRFCLLDRILSVEPGKTLTAVKTVSLAEEYLGDHFPRFPVLPGVLMLEALTQAAAWTIRLGEDFAHSIVVLRTARNVKYGDFVQPGRTLTVSVEVLEQDDSTTRVKATGAVGDKTSLTARLVIERYNLADRLPSGDALDARVRAEMRRQWAILCPPGRAAGSGRPVVYRPNPPGGGRHVPEAPGAGVPGAVGRAVAVPPG; translated from the coding sequence ATGCGGTTTTGTCTGCTCGATCGCATCCTGTCGGTGGAACCCGGGAAGACGCTCACCGCCGTCAAGACGGTGTCGTTGGCCGAGGAGTACCTCGGCGACCACTTTCCCCGGTTCCCGGTCCTGCCCGGGGTGTTGATGCTCGAGGCCCTGACGCAGGCTGCCGCCTGGACGATCCGGCTCGGGGAGGACTTCGCCCACAGCATCGTCGTGCTGCGCACGGCGCGGAACGTCAAGTACGGCGACTTCGTCCAACCTGGCCGGACCCTCACGGTGTCGGTCGAGGTGCTCGAGCAGGACGACTCGACCACCCGCGTGAAGGCCACCGGAGCGGTCGGCGACAAGACGAGCCTCACCGCCCGATTGGTCATCGAGCGCTACAACCTCGCCGACCGGCTGCCCAGCGGCGATGCCCTCGACGCCCGGGTCCGGGCCGAGATGCGGCGGCAATGGGCGATCCTCTGCCCGCCGGGGCGGGCCGCCGGGAGTGGTCGCCCCGTGGTCTACCGGCCGAACCCGCCGGGTGGTGGCAGGCACGTCCCCGAGGCACCCGGTGCCGGAGTGCCGGGAGCCGTAGGCCGGGCTGTCGCGGTGCCCCCGGGGTGA
- a CDS encoding acyl carrier protein has product MSMSPRDEIFEKVKSALVDALGVEEDDVRPEATMVGDLGAESIDFLDIVFRLEKAFGIKIPRGELFPEDVLSSTEFVDNGKLNAAGIAALKARMPFADLSKFESNPSVQNFANTLTVEDMVRYVQTKLAA; this is encoded by the coding sequence ATGTCGATGTCCCCCCGTGACGAAATCTTCGAGAAGGTGAAGAGCGCCCTCGTGGACGCCCTCGGTGTCGAGGAGGACGATGTCCGTCCGGAGGCCACCATGGTCGGCGACCTCGGTGCGGAGTCGATCGACTTCCTCGACATCGTCTTCCGTCTCGAGAAGGCCTTCGGCATCAAGATCCCGCGTGGGGAACTGTTTCCCGAGGATGTGCTGTCGAGCACCGAGTTCGTCGACAACGGCAAGTTGAACGCCGCCGGAATCGCCGCGCTCAAGGCGCGGATGCCGTTTGCGGATCTGTCGAAGTTCGAATCCAACCCGAGCGTCCAGAACTTCGCCAACACGCTCACCGTGGAGGACATGGTCCGCTACGTGCAGACCAAACTCGCCGCCTAG
- a CDS encoding beta-hydroxyacyl-ACP dehydratase, whose translation MRWFWIDRFEEFVRGRSAIAIKNVSLAEEHLHDHFPGAALMPNSLVVEGMAQTAGLLVADAIEFNRRVVLAKVAAAEFHFDAIPGDCLRYRAEILDLKPAGSLTRVSSHCGDRLQGEAELFFAHLEPGEGVPRLFEPEELLRWLDQMHIYDIGRDESGKPLARPDW comes from the coding sequence ATGCGCTGGTTCTGGATCGACCGTTTCGAGGAGTTCGTCCGCGGTCGGTCGGCGATCGCGATCAAGAACGTGTCGCTGGCGGAGGAGCATCTCCACGACCACTTCCCCGGCGCCGCGCTGATGCCCAACTCGCTGGTCGTCGAGGGCATGGCGCAGACGGCCGGGCTGCTGGTCGCCGACGCGATCGAGTTCAACCGGCGCGTCGTGCTCGCCAAGGTGGCGGCGGCGGAGTTTCATTTCGACGCGATCCCGGGTGACTGCCTCCGCTACCGTGCCGAAATCCTCGACCTCAAGCCGGCCGGCTCGCTGACGCGCGTCTCGAGCCACTGCGGCGACAGGCTTCAGGGGGAGGCCGAGTTGTTCTTCGCCCATCTCGAGCCGGGCGAGGGCGTGCCCCGGCTGTTCGAGCCCGAGGAACTGCTTCGTTGGCTCGACCAGATGCACATCTACGACATCGGCAGGGACGAGTCGGGCAAGCCGCTGGCCCGGCCCGATTGGTGA